The Rhodococcus sp. ABRD24 genome contains the following window.
CTCGTATCCACCGCCCGTACCGCCGGGTGCGTCAGATGCGCCGCAACCGCCTCCCGTCCGAGAGCGCGGACCAGCAGCAGCGCCAGTACTGCGCTGATCGTCGTGGCGGCGACCGTCACCACCAGGCCGGTCGCCGCACCGAACAGAACTCCGGCGCTGATCGTGAACAGCGTCCGAGGTACCGGCGCCACCGTCACCACGACGTGTACGAGGAAGAACACCAGTGGGAACGCCGGCCCGACCGCATCGGCCCAGGTACGAACCTGTTCGATTGACGGGAGCGGCATGAGTGCGGCAGCCACGAAGAGTGCCACCAGGAGTGCGAGGGACGCGATCAACCTGGGATCCCTCAGCCGCGCAACCACAGTCGACCACAGTACCCGTGCGTGGCAATCGCCGAGGGGCCATCGGCGCACCGTCGTCCAGCACGTTCACAACGCTCATGAACCGAGGCTGGCGACAGTGGGGTGGTCCTCACGTGAGCAGCCGGACCGCTGCGGATAACATCACAGATCAGAGGACGACGATCGTCCTATTTTGTCCGACTGATCTGCCCGATTGGAAGACCGTTCTTCGATGAGCGATCGCACACGAGAGTGAGAGGGAGCCGCCCCGTGTCACCAGCTTCAGAGGCCGAGGACGCCGTGCGTCGAGGCGTCACGGACGCCGTGCGTCGAGGCGTCACGGACGCCGCGCACGCCTACTCGGAGTGGCAGCAGGCCGTGGCCGGCGTGCTCGCCAAATCGCGACGAGTGGACGCCTCCGAGCTGGGCCCGGAGCCGCAGAAGCTGCTCGAGACCACGACCTACGACGGTGTCACCATCTCGCCGCTGTACACAGGTCGGGACGAGCGCCCCGAACCGCCGCTGCCGGGAGTGTTCCCGTTCGTGCGCGGCGCCGATGCGAACCGCGACGTCAACTCCGGCTGGCTCGTCAATGCCCAGTTCGGTCAGGGCGCCGTCGACGCGTCCGCAGTCAATCGGACGATCCTGGATTCGCTCGAGAACGGTGTGAGCGCGCTCCAGCTGTCCGTGGGCGGCGAGAACCTGCCCACCGCCTCGCTGGCCGTCGCGTTGGAGGGCGTGCTGCTGGACCTCGCGCCGCTCACGCTCGACGCCGGCGCTGACGCGGAGACTGCCTCCGAGCAGATCCTCGCACTGCTGGACACACGTGCCGCCGCCGGTGACGGCGTCGCCGATCGCGCGCAGGTGCGTGTCGGTCTGGGAGTTGCGCCCCTCACCAGCGCATTCTCCGGTGCGGCTGATGTGGAGCTGGCGCAGGCCGTCGCGCTCGCCGAGACCGCGGCCGGACGCGAGGAGTCGATCCGCGCGATCACCGTCGACGGCACCGCGTTCCACAACGCCGGTGCCAGTGACGCCGAGGAACTGGGTGCGGCCGTTGCGGCCGGTGTCGAGTACCTGCGCGCGCTCACCAACGCGGGGCTGAGCATCTCGGTGGCCCTGGGCCAACTCGAGTTCCGATTGGCCGCCACCGATGACCAGTTCCAGACCATCGCCAAGTTCCGTGCCGGCCGTCAGGTGTGGGCCCGCGTCGCTCAGGTGTGCGGTGCTTCCGAGTTCGGTGGCGCCGTACAGCACGCGGTGACGTCCGCGGCAATGATGGCGCAGCGCGACCCGTGGGTGAACATGCTCCGGACCACGCTCGCGGCGTTCGGCGCCGGCGTCGGCGGTGCCGACTCGGTGACGGTGCTGCCGTTCGACGTCGCGCTCCCCGCGGGCGCCGCCGGAGTCTCGAAGTCGTTCTCGGCTCGTATCGCGCGCAACACTCAGCTGCTGCTGCTCGAGGAGTCACACCTGGGCCGCGTGCTCGATCCCGGTGCCGGCT
Protein-coding sequences here:
- the mutA gene encoding methylmalonyl-CoA mutase small subunit, encoding MRRGVTDAAHAYSEWQQAVAGVLAKSRRVDASELGPEPQKLLETTTYDGVTISPLYTGRDERPEPPLPGVFPFVRGADANRDVNSGWLVNAQFGQGAVDASAVNRTILDSLENGVSALQLSVGGENLPTASLAVALEGVLLDLAPLTLDAGADAETASEQILALLDTRAAAGDGVADRAQVRVGLGVAPLTSAFSGAADVELAQAVALAETAAGREESIRAITVDGTAFHNAGASDAEELGAAVAAGVEYLRALTNAGLSISVALGQLEFRLAATDDQFQTIAKFRAGRQVWARVAQVCGASEFGGAVQHAVTSAAMMAQRDPWVNMLRTTLAAFGAGVGGADSVTVLPFDVALPAGAAGVSKSFSARIARNTQLLLLEESHLGRVLDPGAGSWYVEDLTEEIAAKAWEFFQQIEAVGGYSAALGSGVIGDRIAATKAARDSDIAHRRTTVTGVNEFPNLAEAPLPTEAIESGATVARYAAAFEALRDRSDAFLAANGARPQVFLAPLGPVAEHNGRSTFAANLLASGGIEALNPGPLDAGNGSIAAAVKESGARIAVLCGTDKRYAEQGAAAVAALREAGIEQVLLAGPEKIFAGVEGAERPDGFLTARIDAVAALTALLDAIDGDNE
- a CDS encoding VTT domain-containing protein gives rise to the protein MVARLRDPRLIASLALLVALFVAAALMPLPSIEQVRTWADAVGPAFPLVFFLVHVVVTVAPVPRTLFTISAGVLFGAATGLVVTVAATTISAVLALLLVRALGREAVAAHLTHPAVRAVDTRLARRGWLAVGSLRLIAPIPFSVINYCCGVSSIRVVPYTLATVAGILPGTVGVVLLGDALTGQADPALLTVSAICIAVGVLGLLLDARTPVSGTPAVAPTKPER